In the genome of Yersinia enterocolitica, the window TGACCAATATGTGAAAAGTGGTGCGGTTAAGCATGCCATCGTGATTGGCTCCGATATGTTATCGCGCGCACTGGACCCAGAAGACCGCGGTACGATTATTCTGTTTGGTGATGGTGCAGGTGCTGTGGTATTAGGCGCATCTGAACAGCCTGGCATACTGTCAACCCATTTGCATGCCGACGGCAGCTATGGTCAGTTGCTGGCACTGCCGTACCAAGATCGCCAAAAACAAGAGCAACCAGCCTATGTCACCATGGCCGGTAATGAAGTATTTAAAGTCGCGGTGACTGAGCTTGCCCACATTGTGGATGAGACATTGCAGGCCAACAATCTGGAGCGCAGTGCGCTGGATTGGTTAGTGCCGCATCAGGCTAACCTGCGTATTATTACCGCAACGGCGAAGAAGTTAGGCATGGGGATGGATAGAGTGGTGATAACTCTTGATCGTCATGGCAACACCTCTGCGGCATCTGTCCCTGCGGCGCTGGATGAAGCGGTGCGAGATGGGCGTATTCAACGTGGGCAGTTAGTGCTGCTGGAAGCGTTTGGCGGTGGCTTTACCTGGGGCTCTGCGCTGGTTCGCTTTTGATTTAACAGTACCTTTTTTGATTTAACAGGAAAGCAGAATGTCGAAATTTGCAATGGTATTTCCAGGCCAGGGTTCTCAATCCCTTGGCATGCTGGCCGATTTGGCGGCACAATTTCCGATAGTTGAAGCGACTTTCAGTGAAGCGTCGTCGGTACTGGGTTACTCCCTTTGGCAGCTAGTGCAGCAAGGCCCGGCAGACGAATTGAATAAAACGTGGCAGACACAACCGGCATTGCTGGCGGCATCTGTTGCAATTTGGCGTGTCTGGCAACATCAAGGCGGCAAGCTGCCGACAATGATGGCAGGTCATAGCTTGGGTGAATACTCAGCGCTGGTTTGCGCGGGTGTGATTGATTTCAAACAGGCGATCACTCTGGTTGAATTGCGCGGCAAACTGATGCAAGAAGCGGTACCAGCAGGCACCGGCGCAATGTACGCCATCATAGGTCTGGATAATGAATCCATTGCTAAAGCCTGTGAAGAATCAGCACAAGGTCAGGTTGTTTCGCCTGTCAATTTTAACTCGCCAGGCCAGGTCGTGATTGCCGGCAACAAAGAAGCAGTAGAACGCGCAGGGGTTGCTTGTAAAGCGGCCGGAGCCAAGCGCGCCTTGCCTTTACCGGTCAGTGTGCCATCTCATTGTGCGTTAATGAAGCCGGCGGCTGATAAGTTAGCCGAAGCACTGGAAAACATTGAATTCCAGGCGCCATTGTTCCCGGTTGTCAATAATGTTGATGTGAAAACGGAAGTTTCACCAGACGCTATCCGTAGTGCGCTGGTGCGCCAACTCTACAACCCGGTACGTTGGACTGAGAGTGTTGAATTTATGGCAGCAGAAGGTATTGAGCTGCTGTTAGAAGTTGGGCCAGGTAAAGTCTTGACTGGCTTGACCAAGCGTATCGTGGATACTTTAACCGCAGCACCGGTAAACGATGTTGCTACATTGACCAGCGCGCTTGAAAACTAAGAAAGAGGATAACATGAGCTTCGAAGGAAAAATTGCGCTGGTAACCGGCGCGAGCCGTGGGATTGGCCGTGCGATTGCAGAATTATTGGTCGAACGTGGTGCCCGGGTTATTGGCACTGCGACCAGTGAGAAGGGTGCAGAAGCGATTAGTGCCTATCTGGGTAGCAATGGCAAAGGCTATATGTTGAACGTCGTGGAACCCGCGTCAATCGATGCTGTTTTGACAGCGATTCGTGCGGAATTTGGCGAAGTTGATATTTTAGTGAATAATGCAGGTATTACGCGTGATAACCTGCTGATGCGTATGAAGGATGAAGAGTGGCAAGATATTATTGACACCGATCTGACTTCTGTATTCCGCCTGTCAAAAGCGGTAATGCGCGCTATGATGAAAAAGCGGTTTGGGCGTATCATAACCATCGGGTCTGTGGTTGGGACAATGGGCAATGCGGGGCAGGTTAACTACGCGGCAGCTAAAGCGGGTCTGATCGGTTTTAGCAAGTCTTTGGCGCGTGAGGTTGCTTCACGTGGCATTACTGTCAACGTTGTGGCACCTGGCTTTATTGAGACGGACATGACGACGGCGTTGACAGATGAACAACGCGCAGGCATTTTAGCCCAAGTACCAGCTAACCGGCTTGGGCAAGCTAAAGAAATCGCCAGCGCTGTTGCATTTTTAGCCTCTGACGAGGCCAGCTACATCTCTGGTGAAACGTTACATGTCAATGGCGGCATGTATATGATTTAAAAATCACGAAAGTATTTGCATTATTTGAGGTGAAAACCGCAAAATAGCGTAAAATCGTGGTTTGACCAGCCGAGATTTAGTTGCATCTTTTTCAACATTTTATACACTACGAAAACCATCGCGAAAGCGAGTTTTGATAGGAAATTTAAGAGTATGAGCACTATCGAAGAACGCGTTAAGAAAATCATCGTTGAACAACTGGGTGTTAAAGAAGACGAAGTGAAGAACAGTGCTTCTTTCGTTGAAGATCTTGGCGCGGATTCTCTGGACACCGTTGAGCTGGTAATGGCTCTGGAAGAAGAATTTGATACTGAGATTCCAGACGAAGAAGCAGAGAAAATCACTACTGTTCAGGCAGCTATTGATTTTATCAACGCTAACCAGCAGTAAGCGAACATGCTTTAAGTTTAGATAGTTAGGCGGTCACTCGACCGCCTAAGTTTTTTTTGTCCTAAGTGTTATTTTCCCTCCTTGGAGGACAACCGTGTCTAAGCGTCGAGTTGTTGTGACTGGACTGGGCATGTTGTCTCCTGTCGGTAATACAGTAGAATCCACATGGAACGCTGTTCTTGCCGGGCAGAGTGGCATCAGCCTGATCGACCATTTCGATACTAGTGCCTATGCAACGAAATTTGCTGGCTTAGTAAAAGATTTTAATTGTGAAGAGTTCATTTCGCGTAAAGATGCACGCAAAATGGATGCATTCATACAGTACGGCATTGTTGCTGGCATGCAAGCCATGCAAGACTCAGGGCTTGAAATAACCGAAGCCAATGCTCCTCGTATCGGTGCCGCTATTGGTTCTGGTATTGGTGGGTTGGGTCTGATTGAAGAGAACCACACCGCGCTGGTGAATGGTGGGCCACGTAAAATTAGCCCGTTCTTCGTGCCATCAACCATTGTTAACATGATTGCCGGCCATCTGACCATTATGTGTGGTATGCGTGGGCCAAGTATTTCTATCGCGACTGCCTGTACTTCTGGTGTGCATAACATCGGTCAAGCGGCACGTATCATTGCTTACAATGATGCGGATGTCATGCTGGCAGGTGGCGCTGAAAAAGCCAGTACTCCACTGGGTGTCGGTGGTTTTGGTGCCGCTCGTGCATTGTCTACTCGTAACGATAATCCGCAAGCCGCAAGCCGCCCGTGGGATAAAGACCGTGATGGTTTCGTTCTGGGTGACGGCGCAGGCATGATGGTGCTGGAAGAGTACGAGCACGCGAAGAAACGTGGTGCAAAAATCTATGCTGAAGTTGTTGGGTTTGGGATGAGCAGCGATGCCTATCACATGACCTCTCCACCGGAAGACGGTTCAGGAGCAGCGCTGGCAATGGTGAATGCATTACGTGATGCGGGTGTGACCCCATCTCAAATCGGCTATATCAATGCCCATGGCACATCGACTCCTGCTGGCGACAAAGCCGAAACGCAGGCAGTTAAGTCTGTATTTGGTGAAGATGCCCGCAAAGTGATGGTCAGTTCCACCAAATCCATGACTGGGCACTTGTTAGGTGCAGCCGGTGCGGTTGAGTCTATCTTCACTGTGCTGGCGTTGCGTGATCAAGCTATTCCGCCAACCATTAATCTGGATAACCCGGATGAAGGTTGTGATTTGGATTTTGTTCCGCATGAAGCCCGTCAGGTAAAAGATATGGAGTACACCTTGTGTAACTCCTTCGGCTTCGGTGGCACTAACGGTTCTTTAGTTTTCCGCAAGGTCTAACTTCTGCTGTTAAGCTTCTGCTGCTAAAAAGGCCCGGTTTTCCGGGTCTTTTATTAGGTTAACCCCGCATCACTTAATGGCTCAACGTGAGTGCTGTCACCGCTAACGTCGCGCCACAGTGCCAAGTAAGAAAGAGATAACATCCCGCCATAATCACTGTCTTAATAAGAGATAAATCTGAAAACAGCCATTGACTAAATCTGCTACTGTCGCCATGTACAATTTTTATTTATGTACAGT includes:
- a CDS encoding ketoacyl-ACP synthase III (FabH; beta-ketoacyl-acyl carrier protein synthase III; catalyzes the condensation of acetyl-CoA with malonyl-ACP to initiate cycles of fatty acid elongation; differs from 3-oxoacyl-(acyl carrier protein) synthase I and II in that it utilizes CoA thioesters as primers rather than acyl-ACPs), translated to MYTKILGTGSYLPVQVRSNADLEKMVDTSDEWIVTRTGIRERRIAGLDETVATMGFHAAEKALEMSGVSKDQIGLIIVATTSSSHAFPSSACQVQQMLGIKDAASFDLAAACAGFTYALSVADQYVKSGAVKHAIVIGSDMLSRALDPEDRGTIILFGDGAGAVVLGASEQPGILSTHLHADGSYGQLLALPYQDRQKQEQPAYVTMAGNEVFKVAVTELAHIVDETLQANNLERSALDWLVPHQANLRIITATAKKLGMGMDRVVITLDRHGNTSAASVPAALDEAVRDGRIQRGQLVLLEAFGGGFTWGSALVRF
- a CDS encoding acyl carrier protein; amino-acid sequence: MSTIEERVKKIIVEQLGVKEDEVKNSASFVEDLGADSLDTVELVMALEEEFDTEIPDEEAEKITTVQAAIDFINANQQ
- a CDS encoding beta-ketoacyl-[acyl-carrier-protein] synthase II, whose product is MSKRRVVVTGLGMLSPVGNTVESTWNAVLAGQSGISLIDHFDTSAYATKFAGLVKDFNCEEFISRKDARKMDAFIQYGIVAGMQAMQDSGLEITEANAPRIGAAIGSGIGGLGLIEENHTALVNGGPRKISPFFVPSTIVNMIAGHLTIMCGMRGPSISIATACTSGVHNIGQAARIIAYNDADVMLAGGAEKASTPLGVGGFGAARALSTRNDNPQAASRPWDKDRDGFVLGDGAGMMVLEEYEHAKKRGAKIYAEVVGFGMSSDAYHMTSPPEDGSGAALAMVNALRDAGVTPSQIGYINAHGTSTPAGDKAETQAVKSVFGEDARKVMVSSTKSMTGHLLGAAGAVESIFTVLALRDQAIPPTINLDNPDEGCDLDFVPHEARQVKDMEYTLCNSFGFGGTNGSLVFRKV
- a CDS encoding 3-oxoacyl-ACP reductase FabG, which produces MSFEGKIALVTGASRGIGRAIAELLVERGARVIGTATSEKGAEAISAYLGSNGKGYMLNVVEPASIDAVLTAIRAEFGEVDILVNNAGITRDNLLMRMKDEEWQDIIDTDLTSVFRLSKAVMRAMMKKRFGRIITIGSVVGTMGNAGQVNYAAAKAGLIGFSKSLAREVASRGITVNVVAPGFIETDMTTALTDEQRAGILAQVPANRLGQAKEIASAVAFLASDEASYISGETLHVNGGMYMI
- the fabD gene encoding [acyl-carrier-protein] S-malonyltransferase, translated to MSKFAMVFPGQGSQSLGMLADLAAQFPIVEATFSEASSVLGYSLWQLVQQGPADELNKTWQTQPALLAASVAIWRVWQHQGGKLPTMMAGHSLGEYSALVCAGVIDFKQAITLVELRGKLMQEAVPAGTGAMYAIIGLDNESIAKACEESAQGQVVSPVNFNSPGQVVIAGNKEAVERAGVACKAAGAKRALPLPVSVPSHCALMKPAADKLAEALENIEFQAPLFPVVNNVDVKTEVSPDAIRSALVRQLYNPVRWTESVEFMAAEGIELLLEVGPGKVLTGLTKRIVDTLTAAPVNDVATLTSALEN